The genomic DNA acgACTACTGATGACTGAATGTATTACTTCTCTCCTGCATATTACTGCCTCTACCGCTAGCACTGTCCTTCATAGTGTGTCCCTATGTTCTCACAGCTTCTTTTTTATTGCTGCATGATCActgtccccctcctccctcccttgtTCTTTCTAATCCTATTTCTTTAAACACACCCACTCCTCTCACTGTCACTTTCCTTGTCACCCTTCCTTCTTGGCATCCCAACAcgctgtctttttcttttctctctctccctgcttcaCAGTATATTGCTTTCTCGTCTCTCTCTCATAGTCAACGGTCGGCCTCACTGCACATCGTGCTCTGTCCTGTAGGGGCACTAGCCTTCGAAGCATTTCCTGGACCGAGATGATGATGAGTTCTGGGTGACCACAGATGGAACactcacaaaaataaataactatttACATGACACTTTAAGTGGTTACAGTATTGTCATTACTGTGCACTGATTCTAACAGTAATTGTAGTATTTTTAGCAGCCAGTTAATTGGCTGCAGTAATAGCACTAGTAGTTTGTTGAGGTGACAAAACTGACAACATCATTTACAACTGTTATCACGTTGTGCTGATATTAGTGATAGACTCAGCCCTCATAGCCCTGATTGCAGGGAAACATGACATCATacaggtgagacacagagagccaTACCTGTACAGTAGTGTGGATATATATGACCTCAGCTGTAGAACTCTTAGCAGCCCTGAAAAGTGTTAAGCCCTGTAGGTGGTAGATTCTTAATCTAACCGCCCCCCTATCTCCCTCGCTGTGCCTTGAGGATTGGCTTTCAGCTAAGCGGGCAAAAAGGGGTGTAGAGAGTCTAACAGGGTCTCACAGCCTTTAAAACAGGCTGGGAGGGAAAGGGGTGTGGTACTAAGAGTCAGATTCAGCCAAATAGCAGGGGGAGGTTGAGGCAGAGGTTGAAAACAGAAAGGGCTAGTAGTGAGAGAATagaggacgaggaggatgagggagaggaggaagatggaggaaggTCAAACTCGGGTGGACACTCAAGCTCGAAGCACCGCAGGGTGACGCCTGAGTCCTCATTGCCGTAGTTTGCCCAGTACTCTTCTGGGTCAAGTTTGGGCAGTGCCAGCTCTTCCTCCCCCAGCTCGTACTTGACCACTGAGGTTGTTGTGGATGGGCCTTTCCCATACAAACCAGCCTTGACAGTCTCTGACGCTTTCTCAAAGACGCCTTTTGTGGACGACTGGGGCTTGTTCTTGTGGAACCACCAGCGGGTTTTAGtgctgaaggtggtggtggtggagccGGCGATGGAGCCTGGGTCAGGCAGGGGGCACAGGGCAAAGTCCATCTCACGAAGAAAGCGGAGGTCCTGGTTGCGGCGGGTGGAAGGGGAGGCACAGATAACTTCAGATGAAGAGACACGAGCTTCACGGAACCACTCCCACAGGGCACGAGCCTCGCAGCCACAGGACCAGGGGTTGGCATTGAGGCGGAGGAACTCAATGCCCTGCGTGTCCCTCAGGGTCTGGCTGGGCAGCTCAGCCAGGGAGTTGTTGAACAGGAAGAGCATGGTTAGACGGCCGAGGTCCCGAAAGGCCCGGCGGTTCACCTGCCTGATGCGGTTGTCATGGAGGAGAAGGCGGTCGAGGTTGACCAGGCCACGGAACACATTCTCTGAGAGGGTGCGGATACGGTTTCCATGTAGGAAAAGCTGACTCAGGTTGATAAGGTCAGAGAAGATGTCGTCTTGCAGAAAGTGGAGATTATTCTCctgaagatgaaaaaagaagGGAAGAGGGTTTGCATGAAAAGAACAGACAAAGTGGGATTCATAATATTTGTAACTGgacatttgtgctgctgtggaggtgtgggtggctgcatgtgtgtatgtatgtgccaGCTATCTGCACGCGCTGGATGTCTCTCCAGTGCTCCTACCTGCAGGTAGAGGAACTGCAGGCTGTAAAGCTTGTGGAAGATGTCATGGGGCAAGGCAGTGAGCCGACAACGGTGCATATGGAGGCTCTGGAGCTTCTCTAAGCCACGGAAGGCTCCCCCCTCCAGCCTGTGGAGGTTGGGGTTGTCCCCCAGGTCCAACTCCTCCAAGTCCCTCAGCTCACTGAAGGCCCCTGCCTCAATCCACGTAATGTTGTTGGAAAACAGCCACAGAACCTGATGcaagaaaacacatgaactggACGGTGACTAATCAAATCAGTAGATATTATTTAACATTGAATATGAAAGAAACGTTTTTTAAAACATGCTGAAACAGAAATTGTCTAGCGTTAAAAATGTAGACAGCTTCCCACTACTTCCTCCCTCGTCCTTTTCCACTCCCTAACCTGAGTTCCGAAGCCGAAAGAGCCAACTCTAAGCTCCGTGATCCGGTTGTTCTGGAGGAACACGCGCTGCGACTCATATGGCACTCCGACAGGGACTGCGGTGAAGTTCTGCGCCTGGCAGCTCACAGTCATGGGCGTCGGGTAGCAGACGCACAGGTGCGGGCACGCCGATGCCGGACTTGGCTTCCCGATGACCAGCCACATCACCAGCCAGATGGAGACACCGCCTGGGGGAGggcagggagagaggcaggTGAGCGGGAGCTGTTTGTGAAGCTCAACCATTACTGCACGTTCCATATTCACCAGGTGGGTAACTGTAActtgttgttttgcatgttaaagctacatatttattttgctgttagTGCATGCATGCACTGGCTGTAACCACATCTATAACATCAGAATGAAcctcacagctttacgtttCTACAAGTGTAGTTTACTCCGCAGCCTGACACTTGAACCATTACGCACAGCATGAGCAGTGTTCATAACCCAAACACCAAAATACTAAAAACTTCAGATTATATTCCACTTCAAGTTCTGCTATTTGACTATTATAAAtcacaaataataatattttctgaCAGAACTTAGAAATTGTTGCACAAGTGATGAAAAGCAGCACTGACATTCTATCTGTAGAGACCAAGTATCCAAAAACGAAGAAATCAC from Pempheris klunzingeri isolate RE-2024b chromosome 3, fPemKlu1.hap1, whole genome shotgun sequence includes the following:
- the rtn4rl2a gene encoding reticulon-4 receptor-like 2a — encoded protein: METSSMSRSRRCSIMQNCKSGVSIWLVMWLVIGKPSPASACPHLCVCYPTPMTVSCQAQNFTAVPVGVPYESQRVFLQNNRITELRVGSFGFGTQVLWLFSNNITWIEAGAFSELRDLEELDLGDNPNLHRLEGGAFRGLEKLQSLHMHRCRLTALPHDIFHKLYSLQFLYLQENNLHFLQDDIFSDLINLSQLFLHGNRIRTLSENVFRGLVNLDRLLLHDNRIRQVNRRAFRDLGRLTMLFLFNNSLAELPSQTLRDTQGIEFLRLNANPWSCGCEARALWEWFREARVSSSEVICASPSTRRNQDLRFLREMDFALCPLPDPGSIAGSTTTTFSTKTRWWFHKNKPQSSTKGVFEKASETVKAGLYGKGPSTTTSVVKYELGEEELALPKLDPEEYWANYGNEDSGVTLRCFELECPPEFDLPPSSSSPSSSSSSILSLLALSVFNLCLNLPLLFG